The following proteins are encoded in a genomic region of Candidatus Rokuibacteriota bacterium:
- a CDS encoding DnaJ domain-containing protein, which yields MEYKDYYKILGVDRNADDKTIKHAYRRLARKHHPDVSKAKGAAERFKEINEAYEVLSDPEKRKRYDSLGPDWQRFAQAGAGPFEGFRVHFGGRGGDLGDLGNFSDFFRTIFGDLGVRGRDPFADLSEEIGGGRGSRRARGQDVEAAVEVSLEEAFRGSARTVDVDGRRLEVKIPAGVDTGSRVRVAGGGVPSGAGGDRGDLYLTVTVRSHAFFERKGDDLYVDLPVTVAEAALGAEAEVPTLRGKVSMKIPPETSSGRTFRLPGYGMPRLRGGAAGDQYVQIKVLVPSGLSARERQLFEELKRLRTENPRAHLA from the coding sequence ATGGAGTACAAGGACTATTACAAAATTCTGGGCGTTGACCGCAACGCCGACGACAAGACCATCAAGCACGCCTACCGCCGCCTCGCCCGGAAGCACCACCCCGACGTGAGCAAGGCCAAGGGCGCGGCGGAGCGCTTCAAGGAGATCAACGAGGCCTACGAGGTTCTCTCCGACCCCGAGAAGCGCAAGCGCTACGACAGCCTGGGCCCTGACTGGCAACGCTTCGCCCAGGCTGGGGCGGGCCCGTTCGAGGGGTTTCGCGTCCACTTCGGCGGGCGCGGTGGGGACCTCGGAGACCTCGGGAACTTCTCCGACTTCTTCAGGACGATCTTCGGTGATCTGGGAGTGCGCGGGCGCGATCCCTTCGCCGACCTCAGCGAGGAGATCGGAGGCGGCCGCGGGTCCCGGCGGGCGCGCGGGCAGGACGTTGAGGCTGCTGTCGAGGTGAGCCTGGAAGAGGCGTTCCGCGGCAGCGCGCGGACGGTGGACGTCGACGGGCGACGCCTCGAGGTGAAGATCCCGGCGGGCGTGGATACCGGGTCGCGGGTGCGGGTGGCCGGCGGCGGCGTCCCGTCAGGCGCGGGCGGCGACCGGGGCGATCTCTACCTGACGGTCACGGTCCGCTCCCACGCGTTCTTCGAGCGGAAAGGGGACGATCTCTACGTGGACCTCCCCGTGACCGTCGCGGAGGCGGCGCTCGGTGCCGAGGCGGAGGTGCCGACGCTCAGAGGCAAGGTCTCGATGAAGATCCCGCCGGAGACCTCGAGCGGGCGAACGTTCAGGCTTCCCGGCTACGGGATGCCGCGTCTCAGAGGCGGCGCCGCCGGCGACCAGTACGTGCAGATCAAGGTCCTCGTGCCCTCGGGGCTCTCCGCCCGGGAA